GGCGTGGGCACGGGGCTCGACCTGCGCCATGTACCGACCTGCCATCGCTATGTCGCAACCGATCTCGTGGCAGCGATGCTCATGCGCGCGCTGCCGCGAACGCAGGGTCTCGACTGTGCGCTGGCCCGCGCAGACAGTACGCGCCTGCCTTTCGAAGCGGGAGCGTTCGACCTCGTCATCCTGCATCTGATCGTGGCGGTGGTCGGCGAGCCCGCATCGGTGCTGGCGGAGGCGGCGCGGGTCACGCGCCCCGGCGGCACGCTGCTCGTGCTCGACAAGTTTCTCGCCCCGTCGCGCCCGGCTCCGTTACGGCGACTGATGAGCCCGCTCGCCGGCCGGATCGCAACGCGGCTCGATGTCGTGTTCGAGGACGTGCTGGCGCGCGTGCCGGAATTGCACGTGGCCAGCGACCAACCGGCGCTGGCGGGCGGCTGGTTTCGCCGCATCGTGCTGCGCAAGAACGCCGCCTGAGCAATGTTCCGGGCTAGCGCTTGTCCTCGCTGTCCTTGCCGTGCCCGTCCTTGTCGTGCCCGAGCTGCGGCGGGGAATCTTCTTCGCGCCGCCGCGACGAACCCATGGTGAGCCAGACGATCAGCGCCAGCAGGCAGAGCGCAACGAAGGCTTCGAGGGCAATGACCCACATGGTCGATGAGCGAGGACGGTTGTCGTTGGTGGAAGGCAAGCTCGGCGCAAGCGTGCGCCGCGCGAGCCGGCACTTTAGTCGATCCGCGCGCACAAGCCAATCGGGCTTGCGTTTGCTCGTACTGCTGTTCGCGCTGGTTGGCACCGCCTGCAGCATGCAGCCGCCCGCGAGCGAACCGGCGCCGAAACCCCCGGCCGGCGAACCGGGCGCGCCAAAAGCGCCGCCGGCTGCGAAGCGCCCGGTCACGGAACCGGGCGGCGAACCGGTCGCGCCGACGCCGCCGCCGCTCGCGCAACCGGCGGAGCCCGGTACGACGACGAAATCGTCCGCGTTCGCTGCTGCCGGATTCGACGATCTGCCCGGGTGGAAGCGTGACGACCATGCCTCGGCACTGGCCGCCTTCGTGCGCGGATGCGAAGCCTTGGCCACGCGCGAGGCTTGGCGTGCTGCGTGTATGGCGGCCCGCAAGGTGCCGCGTGCGAGTCCTGCGGCCGCCCGGCGCTATTTCGAAGCGCATTTTCTTCCGTACCGCGCGCTCAACGAACAAGGCGGCGATCGAGGGCTCATCACCGGTTACTACGAGCCGCTGCTGCACGGCAGCCGCAAACCCTCCGCGCGGTATCGCTTTCCGCTGTATGGCGTACCCGACGATTTGCTCGTGGTCGACCTGTCCGAGCTGCACCCCGAGCTCAAGGGACGGCGCGTGCGCGGGCGCCTCGAAGGCCGGCGCGTGGTGCCCTACTACTCGCGCGCGCAGATCGAAAACGGGCAGGCGCCGTTCGACGCCGAGGTGCTCTACTGGGTGGACGATCCGATCGACCTGTTCTTCCTGCAAGTGCAAGGCTCCGGCCAGATCCGTCTGGATAGTGGCGAGCGGGTGCGGATCGGCTACGGCGACCAGAACGGGTATCCGTATCGCTCCATCGGCCGGTTCCTGATCGACCGTGGCGAGCTTGCGCCCGACAAGGCGTCGATGCAGGCGATCAAGGAGTGGGCACGAAAGAATCCCGACAAGCTGCCCGAGGTGCTGCAGCACAACGCGAGCTACGTCTTCTTTCGCGAGCTCGCGTCGGACTTGCCCGGGCCGCTCGGAGC
Above is a genomic segment from Betaproteobacteria bacterium containing:
- a CDS encoding transglycosylase produces the protein MVDERGRLSLVEGKLGASVRRASRHFSRSARTSQSGLRLLVLLFALVGTACSMQPPASEPAPKPPAGEPGAPKAPPAAKRPVTEPGGEPVAPTPPPLAQPAEPGTTTKSSAFAAAGFDDLPGWKRDDHASALAAFVRGCEALATREAWRAACMAARKVPRASPAAARRYFEAHFLPYRALNEQGGDRGLITGYYEPLLHGSRKPSARYRFPLYGVPDDLLVVDLSELHPELKGRRVRGRLEGRRVVPYYSRAQIENGQAPFDAEVLYWVDDPIDLFFLQVQGSGQIRLDSGERVRIGYGDQNGYPYRSIGRFLIDRGELAPDKASMQAIKEWARKNPDKLPEVLQHNASYVFFRELASDLPGPLGALGVPVSAGRSLAVDPRHVPLGAPVYLATTWPNTQRPLQRLVMAQDAGSAIRGPIRGDYFWGHGDQAGVQAGRMRQSGRMWVLLPLGVSPERLLPNY
- a CDS encoding methyltransferase domain-containing protein, with the translated sequence MKLSTSYRWIAPFYDAVVAAPLAAARHASLASIPASGRLQILLSGVGTGLDLRHVPTCHRYVATDLVAAMLMRALPRTQGLDCALARADSTRLPFEAGAFDLVILHLIVAVVGEPASVLAEAARVTRPGGTLLVLDKFLAPSRPAPLRRLMSPLAGRIATRLDVVFEDVLARVPELHVASDQPALAGGWFRRIVLRKNAA